The Oligoflexus sp. sequence GAACGGCGACAAGAACGCGTTCGTCATCGAAGTGGAGCAGGCTGGTATTTTCGTGATCAAAGGTCTGGATGGTGAAAACCTCCGTCGCCTGATGGGAACATTCTGCTTGACCATTCTCTTCCCATACCTGCGTGAAACTGTGGATAGCCTCTGCCTCAAAGGCAGCTTCCCTCCGCTGGTTCTGGCCCCCATCAACTTCGATCAGCTGTACGATCAAAGTATCAAGCAACAGCAGCAGCAACCGGCTAATCAGCCGCATGCATAATGTTCGCAGGGCCTAAGGGCCCATCCTGGACGCCCTTCAAACGAGGGGCGTCAAGCTTACCCCATCACGCCGCCTTTCTCGCGTCATGTCCAACCACATTGTAGAAATCACCAATTGGCTTTTCCTCCCGGCCCCCGCATAACGTTAGCAGCACTTCACTCAAATTCGGAGGTTCCATGAAACGCTTGCTCGTCGCCGTATGCCTGTGTTTGGCCACGGCCTGTGGACAAAGTTCCCCACCTGTTTCAAGTCCGAAGGCCGCGGCTGCAGACGGCAACTATCT is a genomic window containing:
- the secB gene encoding protein-export chaperone SecB codes for the protein MADQEIQVALQRIYVKDLSFESPNPVEVFGQNWKPQVNVEMQTKNRKIAESAYEVSLEMTITAKNGDKNAFVIEVEQAGIFVIKGLDGENLRRLMGTFCLTILFPYLRETVDSLCLKGSFPPLVLAPINFDQLYDQSIKQQQQQPANQPHA